One genomic region from Phragmites australis chromosome 1, lpPhrAust1.1, whole genome shotgun sequence encodes:
- the LOC133929884 gene encoding ABC transporter B family member 20-like gives MVSRGLFGWSPPHVQPLTPVSETSEPPESPSPYAADLALGGDGAPPPEDDAQPPLDDADDEPDPPPAAVPFKRLFACADRLDWALMAAGSLAAAAHGVALVVYLHLFGRAINSLHGRHTHQLFDDINRHALYFLYIAIGVFFAGWIEVSCWILTGERQTAVIRSKYVQVLLNQDMSFFDTYGNNGDIVSQVLSDVLLIQSALSEKVGNYIHNMATFFGGLVIGLANCWQIALLTLATGPFIVAAGGISNIFLHRLAENIQDAYGEAASIAEQAILYIRTLYSFTNETLAKYSYATSLQATLRYGILISLVQGLGLGFTYGLAICSCALQLWVGKFLVSHGRANGGEVVVALFAIILSGLGLNQAATNFYSFEQGRIAAYRLYEMISRSTSTVNQDGRTLSSVQGNIEFRNVYFSYLSRPEIPILSGFYLTVPARKTVALVGRNGSGKSSIIPLMERFYDPTLGEVLLDGENIKNLKLEWLRSQIGLVTQEPALLSLSIRENIAYGRSATADQIEEAAKTAHAHTFISSLENGYETQVGRAGLSLTEEQKIKLSIARAVLSNPSILLLDEVTGALDFEAEKAVQEALDVLMLGRSTIIIARRLSLIRNADYIAVMEEGQLVEMGIHEELLNLDGLYAELLRCEEAAKLPKRTPIRNYKEPSSFQIERDSSASHSFQESSSPKMSKSPSLQKTHGFLAFRNSDANHNSHESPNIQSPPSEQMAEARLPMVASDRAPSIKRQDSFEMKLPDLPKIDIPLHRQSSNTSDPESPISPLLSSDPKNERSHSKTFSRPLDIFDSFHAEESKKQQTNAPSFWRLAELSLAEYFYALLGSAGAACFGSFNPLLAYTISLIVVAYYRIGVRDVHDEVNKYCSFVVGMGIITVLANFLQHFYFGIMGEKMTERVRRMMFSAILRNEVGWFDDEENSADILSMRLANDATFVRAAFSNRLSIFIQDTSAIFVALLLGMLLEWRVALVALATLPILVISAVAQKMWLSGFSRGIQEMHRKASLVLEDAVRNIYTVVAFCAGNKIMELYKLQLGNILTKSFVHGMGIGFAFGFSQFLLFACNALLLWYTAVAVKDGHLSLVTAVKEYIVFSFATFALVEPFGLAPYILKRRKSLTSVFEIIDRVPKIDPDDASGLKPPNVYGSIEFRNVDFCYPTRPETTVLSNFSLRVNGGQTVAVVGVSGSGKSTIVSLIERFYDPTAGQVLLDGRDLKLFNLRWLRSHMGLVPQDPVIFSTTVRENIIYARHNATESEMKEAARIANAHHFISSLPHGYDTHVGMRGVDLTPGQKQRIAIARVVLKNAPILLLDEASSAIESESSRVVQEALDTLIMGNKTTILIAHRAAMMKHVDNIVVLNGGRIVEQGTHDSLVQMNGLYVKLMQPHFTKGFRQRRLI, from the exons ATGGTCTCGCGGGGCCTCTTCGGCTGGTCCCCGCCGCACGTTCAGCCGCTCACGCCCGTCTCCGAGACCTCCGAGCCTCCCGAGTCGCCCTCCCCCTACGCCGCCGACCTCGCCCTTGGAGGGGATGGCGCCCCGCCGCCCGAAGACGACGCCCAACCTCCCCTCGACGATGCTGACGACGAGCCAGACCCGCCGCCAGCCGCTGTCCCCTTCAAGCGCCTCTTCGCCTGCGCCGACCGCCTCGACTGGGCGCTCATGGCCGCAGGAAGCCTCGCCGCGGCCGCCCACGGCGTCGCGCTCGTCGTCTACCTACACCTCTTCGGCAGGGCCATCAACTCGCTCCATGGACGCCACACGCACCAGCTCTTCGACGACATCAACCGG CACGCTTTATACTTCCTCTATATAGCAATTGGTGTTTTCTTTGCTGGATGGATAG AGGTTTCATGCTGGATTTTGACTGGGGAAAGACAGACAGCAGTAATTAGATCAAAGTATGTTCAAGTCTTATTAAACCAAGACATGagtttctttgatacttatggCAACAATGGTGACATTGTCAGTCAAGTGCTGAGTGATGTCTTGCTCATTCAGTCTGCTCTGAGTGAGAAA GTTGGGAACTACATTCACAACATGGCTACATTTTTTGGAGGTCTTGTCATTGGTTTGGCTAACTGTTGGCAAATAGCTCTTTTGACATTAGCAACTGGACCCTTCATTGTTGCTGCAGGAGGAAtatcaaacatatttctccataGGCTTGCTGAAAATATTCAGGATGCTTATGGTGAGGCAGCAAGCATTGCTGAACAG GCAATCTTATACATCAGGACTTTGTACTCCTTCACAAATGAGACCCTTGCAAAATATTCTTATGCTACTTCACTTCAAGCAACACTGCGCTATGGAATACTAATAAGTCTGGTGCAAGGTCTTGGTCTCGGATTTACATATGGGCTTGCCATATGTTCTTGTGCCTTACAACTTTGGGTTGGGAAGTTCCTTGTCTCTCATGGAAGAGCTAATGGCGGTGAAGTTGTAGTAGCCCTGTTTGCTATTATCTTGAGTGGACT TGGACTTAATCAAGCAGCAACAAATTTCTATTCCTTTGAGCAAGGACGTATAGCTGCATACAGACTCTACGAAATGATAAGCCGCTCAACATCTACTGTAAACCAGGATGGTCGTACCTTATCTTCAGTGCAAGGCAACATCGAGTTCCGTAATGTCTACTTCAGTTATCTGTCCCGCCCAGAAATCCCCATCTTAAGTGGATTTTACCTTACTGTACCTGCTAGAAAGACTGTTGCTCTTGTTGGCAGAAATGGTTCAGGAAAAAGCAGCATAATTCCTCTAATGGAACGCTTCTATGATCCAACCTTAG GTGAAGTACTTTTGGATGGAGAGAATATTAAGAACCTGAAGCTAGAGTGGTTAAGAAGCCAAATAGGACTTGTGACTCAGGAACCAGCTTTGTTGAGCTTGAGCATTAGGGAAAATATTGCATATGGAAGATCCGCTACAGCCGACCAAATTGAAGAGGCAGCCAAAACAGCTCATGCACATACTTTCATCAGTTCACTAGAAAATGGATACGAAACACAG GTTGGTCGGGCTGGCCTTTCACTGACAGAAGAACAAAAGATAAAACTCTCCATTGCTCGTGCTGTGCTCTCAAATCCATCTATTCTTTTACTGGATGAAGTTACTGGTGCTCTAGATTTTGAGGCTGAGAAAGCTGTTCAGGAAGCACTAGATGTTCTAATGCTTGGGAGGTCTACTATCATCATAGCTAGACGTCTCAGCCTTATCAGGAATGCTGATTATATAGCAGTAATGGAGGAAGGTCAACTTGTTGAGATGGGGATACATGAAGAATTGTTAAACCTTGATGGTCTTTATGCAGAACTTCTTAGGTGTGAAGAAGCAGCAAAACTTCCAAAGAG GACACCAATCAGAAACTATAAAGAGCCGAGCTCCTTCCAAATTGAAAGGGACTCATCAGCAAGTCACAGCTTTCAAGAGTCATCTTCTCCTAAGATGTCGAAATCACCATCACTTCAGAAAACACATGGTTTTCTTGCATTCCGAAATTCAGATGCCAATCATAACTCACATGAATCACCAAATATTCAAAGCCCCCCATCAGAGCAAATGGCAGAGGCCAGACTACCAATGGTTGCTTCTGACAGAGCTCCATCCATCAAAAGGCAGGACAGTTTTGAAATGAAATTGCCCGATCTTCCCAAAATTGATATCCCGCTGCATCGTCAGTCTTCAAATACTTCAGATCCGGAATCACCAATATCACCATTGTTGAGTTCTGATCCAAAAAATGAGCGCTCCCACTCAAAAACTTTCAGCCGGCCTCTTGACATATTTGATAGTTTTCATGCTGAGGAATCAAAGAAGCAGCAGACAAATGCTCCGTCATTTTGGAGGCTTGCAGAGCTTAGTCTTGCAGAGTATTTTTATGCTCTGCTAGGAAGTGCTGGTGCTGCTTGCTTTGGTTCATTTAATCCTCTTCTTGCTTATACAATATCTTTAATAGTGGTGGCATACTACAGAATTGGCGTCCGTGATGTACATGACGAAGTGAATAAGTACTGTTCGTTCGTTGTTGGCATGGGTATAATTACTGTACTAGCTAACTTCTTGCAGCACTTCTATTTTGGTATAATGGGAGAAAAAATGACTGAGCGTGTAAGAAGGATGATGTTTTCAG CAATTCTGCGCAATGaagttggttggtttgatgACGAAGAAAATAGTGCAGACATTTTATCAATGCGACTTGCAAATGATGCAACATTTGTTCGTGCTGCTTTCAGCAACAGACTTTCTATATTTATTCAGGATACATCAGCCATTTTTGTGGCACTTCTTCTTGGTATGTTACTAGAATGGCGTGTTGCTCTTGTTGCACTGGCAACTTTGCCCATCCTTGTGATTTCCGCAGTCGCACAG AAAATGTGGCTTTCCGGCTTTTCCAGAGGAATTCAGGAGATGCACAGGAAAGCTTCTTTGGTTCTTGAAGATGCAGTGAGGAATATCTATACCGTGGTGGCATTTTGTGCTGGTAACAAAATAATGGAACTTTATAAATTGCAGCTTGGAAATATTCTTACAAAAAGCTTTGTTCATGGAATGGGCATTGGTTTTGCCTTTGGCTTCTCTCAGTTCCTTCTTTTTGCCTGCAATGCACTTCTGTTGTGGTATACAGCTGTTGCTGTGAAGGATGGACATCTTAGTCTAGTAACAGCTGTTAAAGAATACATTGTCTTCTCTTTTGCGACTTTTGCACTGGTGGAACCATTTGGTCTTGCCCCATATATTCTGAAACGCCGGAAATCCTTGACCTCAGTATTCGAAATTATTGATCGTGTACCCAAGATTGATCCAGATGATGCCAGTGGCCTGAAACCCCCTAATGTGTATGGGAGCATTGAATTCAGGAATGTTGATTTTTGCTACCCCACACGCCCTGAGACGACAGTTTTGAGTAATTTTAGCCTTAGAGTCAATGGGGGGCAAACTGTTGCTGTAGTAGGTGTATCAGGATCAGGGAAAAGCACAATAGTTTCGTTGATCGAGAGATTCTATGATCCAACTGCTGGCCAAGTTTTGTTGGATGGTCGTGATTTGAAGTTGTTCAACTTGAGATGGTTGCGGAGCCACATGGGATTGGTTCCTCAGGATCCTGTTATATTTTCCACAACCGTAAGAGAGAATATAATTTATGCAAGGCACAATGCAACAGAATCTGAGATGAAAGAAGCTGCCAGGATTGCGAATGCCCACCATTTCATCAGCAGCCTGCCTCATGGTTATGACACGCATGTGGGAATGCGCGGGGTGGATTTGACTCCTGGGCAGAAGCAACGGATTGCCATTGCTCGTGTAGTGTTGAAGAATGCGCCCATTTTGCTGCTTGACGAAGCCAGCTCTGCTATCGAATCTGAGTCGAGTAGGGTGGTCCAGGAAGCCCTTGACACGTTGATCATGGGGAACAAGACGACGATTCTCATTGCACATAGGGCAGCGATGATGAAGCATGTGGATAACATTGTTGTGTTGAATGGTGGTAGGATTGTGGAGCAGGGAACACATGATTCATTGGTGCAAATGAATGGTTTGTATGTCAAGTTGATGCAGCCTCATTTCACCAAAGGGTTCCGTCAGCGTAGACTAATATAG
- the LOC133929910 gene encoding probable aquaporin TIP1-2 has protein sequence MPVSRIAVGAPGELSHPDTARAAVAEFISMLIFVFAGSGSGMAFSKLTDGGATTPAGLIAASLAHAMALFVAVAVGANISGGHVNPAVTFGAFVGGNITLLKAVVYWVAQLLGSVVACLLLKIATGGEAVGAFSLSAGVGAWNAVVFEIVMTFGLVYTVYATAVDPKKGDLGVIAPIAIGFIVGANILAGGAFDGASMNPAVSFGPAVVSGVWENHWVYWLGPFVGAAIAALVYDIIFIGQRPHDQLPTTDY, from the exons ATGCCGGTGAGCAGGATCGCGGTGGGCGCTCCCGGCGAGCTGTCGCACCCCGACACCGCcagggccgccgtcgccgagttCATCTCCATGCTCATCTTCGTCTTCGCCGGCTCTGGATCCGGCATGGCCTTCA GTAAGCTGACGGACGGCGGCGCGACGACGCCGGCTGGCCTGATCGCGGCGTCCCTGGCGCACGCCATGGCCCTGTTCGTCGCCGTGGCGGTGGGCGCCAACATCTCCGGCGGGCACGTGAACCCGGCCGTGACGTTCGGCGCGTTCGTGGGCGGCAACATCACCCTCCTCAAGGCCGTGGTCTACTGGGTCGCGCAGCTGCTGGGCTCCGTCGTGGCCTGCCTCCTCCTCAAGATCGCCACAGGCGGGGAGGCCGTGGGCGCCTTCTCGCTGTCGGCCGGCGTGGGCGCGTGGAACGCGGTGGTGTTCGAGATCGTGATGACGTTCGGGCTGGTGTACACGGTGTACGCGACGGCAGTGGACCCCAAGAAGGGCGACCTGGGGGTGATCGCGCCCATCGCCATTGGCTTCATCGTGGGCGCCAACATCCTGGCCGGCGGCGCCTTCGACGGCGCGTCCATGAACCCCGCTGTGTCCTTCGGGCCGGCCGTGGTGAGCGGCGTCTGGGAGAACCACTGGGTGTACTGGCTCGGCCCTTTCGTCGGCGCGGCCATCGCGGCGCTCGTCTACGACATCATCTTCATCGGACAACGCCCGCACGACCAGCTGCCCACCACTGACTACTGA
- the LOC133929894 gene encoding vacuolar fusion protein MON1 homolog isoform X1, translating to MDPNPTPTHEERLAALSLRRDLPPDFAGAEIDDDADAEAEAEADQDDDDEGYLTAASRGGSSSCAASAWKEAAEGLDDEQKDVAPPSPSSSGYAGGRGSSLASSGGIEEPDGVGVQDWACDKKHLDEDDASASWRKRKKHFLILSNSGKPIYSRYGDEHKLAGFSATLQAIISFVENSGDHIKFVRAGKHQIVFLVKGPIYLVCISCTEESYEGLRGQLELMYGQILLILTKSVNRCFEKNPKFDMAPLLGGTDAVFLSLIRAFNWNPATFLHAYTCLPLAQSTRQAASAVLQDIADSGVLFALLMCEHKVISLVGAQKATLHPDDILLLANFILSSESFRTSESFSPICLPRYNPMAFLYAYVHFFDEHTYVTLLTTRSDAFYDLKDSRARIQNVLLKSNIFIEVQRSLHESALRVEDLPTDLPSRSESQPPQSSQDTSSQSLSPEMAIGGPAGLWHFIYKSVYLDQYVSSEFPSPISNPKQQKRLYKAYQKLYASMHDKATGPHKTQFRRDEDYVLLCWITQDFELYAAFNPLANKTQAIKICNRVCQWIRDLENEIFVYGESSLSWQYHHCWGDI from the exons ATGGATCCGaaccccacccccacccacgAAGAGCGCCTCGCCGCCCTCTCCCTCCGCAGGGACCTCCCCCCGGACTTCGCCGGCGCCGAGATCGACGACGACGCAGacgccgaggccgaggccgaggccgaccaagatgacgacgacgaggGCTACCTTACCGCCGCCTCCAGAGGCGGAAGCAGCAGCTGCGCCGCCTCCGCGTGGAAGGAGGCAGCCGAGGGCCTCGACGACGAACAGAAGGACGTCGCCCCGCCCAGCCCCAGTAGCAGCGGCTACGCCGGCGGGCGGGGAAGCAGCCTCGCCTCCAGCGGCGGCATCGAGGAGCCCGACGGCGTAGGCGTGCAGGATTGGGCGTGCGATAAGAAGCATCTCGACGAG GATGATGCTTCAGCTTcatggaggaagaggaaaaaacaTTTCTTGATTTTGAGCAATTCCGGCAAGCCAATATATTCTAG GTATGGAGATGAGCACAAGCTAGCTGGGTTTTCTGCTACGCTGCAGGCAATCATTTCCTTTGTTGAGAACAG TGGTGATCATATCAAATTTGTGAGGGCTGGCAAACATcag ATAGTTTTCCTTGTGAAGGGGCCAATATATTTAGTCTGTATAAGCTGCACAGAAGAGTCATATGAAGGATTGAGGGGACAACTAGAGCTCATGTATGGTCAG ATTTTGCTTATTTTGACAAAGTCAGTCAATAGGTGCTTTGAGAAAAATCCCAAATTTGATATGGCGCCGTTGCTTGGTGGCACGGATGCAGTTTTCCTATCTCTTATACGTGCATTCAACTG GAATCCTGCTACATTTCTTCACGCATATACATGCCTTCCCCTTGCTCAATCAACAAGGCAGGCTGCTAGCGCAGTTTTGCAGGACATTGCTGATTCAGGAGTTTTATTTGCACTTTTGATGTGTGAGCACAAG GTTATTAGTCTCGTGGGAGCACAAAAGGCAACTCTGCATCCGGATGATATCTTATTACTTGCGAATTTCATACTGTCCTCTGAATCTTTTAG GACTTCAGAGTCTTTTTCGCCCATATGTTTGCCAAGATACAATCCTATGGCCTTCCTATATGCTTATGTTCATTTTTTTGAT GAACATACATATGTAACTCTGCTTACTACAAGGTCAGATGCCTTCTATGATCTCAAAGATTCTAG GGCTCGCATTCAGAATGTTCTCTTGAAGTCCAACATCTTTATTGAAGTCCAGAGGTCTTTGCATGAGAGCGCACTGCGTGTTGAGGATCTCCCCACCGATCTGCCTTCTAGATCTGAATCACAGCCTCCACAGTCTTCTCAAGACACAAGTTCTCAATCTCTGTCTCCTGAAATGGCAATCGGAGGGCCGGCTGGACTTTGGCATTTTATATACAAAAGCGTCTATCTGGACCAGTATGTATCATCTGAATTCCCTTCGCCCATAAGCAACCCAAAGCAGCAGAAGAG ATTGTACAAAGCTTATCAAAAATTGTATGCCTCCATGCACGATAAAGCAACTGGTCCACATAAAACTCAATTCAGAAGAGATGAGGACTATG TTCTACTTTGCTGGATAACGCAGGATTTTGAGCTATATGCAGCCTTTAATCCACTGGCCAACAAG ACCCAAGCGATCAAGATATGCAATAGAGTATGCCAATGGATCAGGGATTTAGAAAATGAAATATTCGTATACGGAGAAAGCTCCCTTTCCTG GCAGTACCATCATTGTTGGGGAGATATATGA
- the LOC133929894 gene encoding vacuolar fusion protein MON1 homolog isoform X2 — MDPNPTPTHEERLAALSLRRDLPPDFAGAEIDDDADAEAEAEADQDDDDEGYLTAASRGGSSSCAASAWKEAAEGLDDEQKDVAPPSPSSSGYAGGRGSSLASSGGIEEPDGVGVQDWACDKKHLDEDDASASWRKRKKHFLILSNSGKPIYSRYGDEHKLAGFSATLQAIISFVENSGDHIKFVRAGKHQIVFLVKGPIYLVCISCTEESYEGLRGQLELMYGQILLILTKSVNRCFEKNPKFDMAPLLGGTDAVFLSLIRAFNWNPATFLHAYTCLPLAQSTRQAASAVLQDIADSGVLFALLMCEHKVISLVGAQKATLHPDDILLLANFILSSESFRTSESFSPICLPRYNPMAFLYAYVHFFDEHTYVTLLTTRSDAFYDLKDSRARIQNVLLKSNIFIEVQRSLHESALRVEDLPTDLPSRSESQPPQSSQDTSSQSLSPEMAIGGPAGLWHFIYKSVYLDQYVSSEFPSPISNPKQQKRLYKAYQKLYASMHDKATGPHKTQFRRDEDYVLLCWITQDFELYAAFNPLANKTQAIKICNRVCQWIRDLENEIFVYGESSLSW; from the exons ATGGATCCGaaccccacccccacccacgAAGAGCGCCTCGCCGCCCTCTCCCTCCGCAGGGACCTCCCCCCGGACTTCGCCGGCGCCGAGATCGACGACGACGCAGacgccgaggccgaggccgaggccgaccaagatgacgacgacgaggGCTACCTTACCGCCGCCTCCAGAGGCGGAAGCAGCAGCTGCGCCGCCTCCGCGTGGAAGGAGGCAGCCGAGGGCCTCGACGACGAACAGAAGGACGTCGCCCCGCCCAGCCCCAGTAGCAGCGGCTACGCCGGCGGGCGGGGAAGCAGCCTCGCCTCCAGCGGCGGCATCGAGGAGCCCGACGGCGTAGGCGTGCAGGATTGGGCGTGCGATAAGAAGCATCTCGACGAG GATGATGCTTCAGCTTcatggaggaagaggaaaaaacaTTTCTTGATTTTGAGCAATTCCGGCAAGCCAATATATTCTAG GTATGGAGATGAGCACAAGCTAGCTGGGTTTTCTGCTACGCTGCAGGCAATCATTTCCTTTGTTGAGAACAG TGGTGATCATATCAAATTTGTGAGGGCTGGCAAACATcag ATAGTTTTCCTTGTGAAGGGGCCAATATATTTAGTCTGTATAAGCTGCACAGAAGAGTCATATGAAGGATTGAGGGGACAACTAGAGCTCATGTATGGTCAG ATTTTGCTTATTTTGACAAAGTCAGTCAATAGGTGCTTTGAGAAAAATCCCAAATTTGATATGGCGCCGTTGCTTGGTGGCACGGATGCAGTTTTCCTATCTCTTATACGTGCATTCAACTG GAATCCTGCTACATTTCTTCACGCATATACATGCCTTCCCCTTGCTCAATCAACAAGGCAGGCTGCTAGCGCAGTTTTGCAGGACATTGCTGATTCAGGAGTTTTATTTGCACTTTTGATGTGTGAGCACAAG GTTATTAGTCTCGTGGGAGCACAAAAGGCAACTCTGCATCCGGATGATATCTTATTACTTGCGAATTTCATACTGTCCTCTGAATCTTTTAG GACTTCAGAGTCTTTTTCGCCCATATGTTTGCCAAGATACAATCCTATGGCCTTCCTATATGCTTATGTTCATTTTTTTGAT GAACATACATATGTAACTCTGCTTACTACAAGGTCAGATGCCTTCTATGATCTCAAAGATTCTAG GGCTCGCATTCAGAATGTTCTCTTGAAGTCCAACATCTTTATTGAAGTCCAGAGGTCTTTGCATGAGAGCGCACTGCGTGTTGAGGATCTCCCCACCGATCTGCCTTCTAGATCTGAATCACAGCCTCCACAGTCTTCTCAAGACACAAGTTCTCAATCTCTGTCTCCTGAAATGGCAATCGGAGGGCCGGCTGGACTTTGGCATTTTATATACAAAAGCGTCTATCTGGACCAGTATGTATCATCTGAATTCCCTTCGCCCATAAGCAACCCAAAGCAGCAGAAGAG ATTGTACAAAGCTTATCAAAAATTGTATGCCTCCATGCACGATAAAGCAACTGGTCCACATAAAACTCAATTCAGAAGAGATGAGGACTATG TTCTACTTTGCTGGATAACGCAGGATTTTGAGCTATATGCAGCCTTTAATCCACTGGCCAACAAG ACCCAAGCGATCAAGATATGCAATAGAGTATGCCAATGGATCAGGGATTTAGAAAATGAAATATTCGTATACGGAGAAAGCTCCCTTTCCTGGTGA